One window of Quercus robur chromosome 12, dhQueRobu3.1, whole genome shotgun sequence genomic DNA carries:
- the LOC126708742 gene encoding urea-proton symporter DUR3-like isoform X2, with the protein MAIEIKRKAPHAHTVCEIVKARWGTAAHIVFLAFCFLTNIIVTAMLLLGGSAVVNALTGVNIYAASFLIPLGVIVYTLAGGLKATFLASYIHSVIVHVVLVVFVYLVYTGSGELGSPSEIYNRLVEVASKSRICEQPVSHYGQSCGPVSGNYKGSYVTMLSSGGLVFGIINILGNFGTVFVDNGYWVSAIAARPSSTHKGYLLGGLVWFAVPFSLATSLGLGALALDLPITESEASHGLVPPATAIALMGKGGSVLLLTMLFMAVTSAGSSELIAVSSLCTYDIYRTYINPEADGKKILKVSRGVVLAFGCFMGLLAVILNKAGVSLGWMYLATGVLIGSAVLPIAFMLLWRKANAIGAILGTVSGCVLGIITWLSVTSIEYGRVNLDTTGRNAPMLAGNIVSILTGGAVHVVCSILWPQNYDWDTTKQITVVEKETSELPAEEFNEEKLKRAKAWVVKWGIGFTVVIVVLWPLLSLPIGVFSKGYFTFWAVIAIAWGTIGSVVIIGLPLIESRKTIQSVFMGMFTNDRLMEKVEEMNIKLQTIILAIPDAENIYLLEKEKAKKKVAIE; encoded by the exons ATGGCTATAGAGATCAAAAGAAAGGCTCCTCATGCTCACACTGTTTGTGAAATTGTAAAAGCTCG TTGGGGGACAGCTGCGCACATTGTCTTTCTTGCCTTCTGCTTTTTGACAAATATTATTGTAACTGCCATGTTACTCCTTGGGGGATCTGCTGTTGTAAATGCACTTACTGGAGTGAACATTTATGCTGCTAGTTTTCTGATTCCACTTGGAGTAATTGTCTACACACTAGCTGGAGGGCTAAAAGCAACTTTTTTGGCTAGCTATATACATTCTGTTATAG TACACGTTGTTTTAGTTGTCTTTGTTTACCTGGTTTACACCGGGAGTGGTGAGCTTGGTAGTCCCAGTGAAATATATAACCGTCTGGTTGAGGTAGCAAGCAAATCAAGAATATGTGAGCAGCCAGTTTCCCATTATGGGCAATCTTGTGGTCCTGTTAGTGGGAATTACAAAGGATCTTATGTGACAATGTTGAGCTCAGGCGGGCTAGTTTTTGGGATTATCAACATTCTTGGCAACTTTGGCACTGTGTTTGTTGACAAT ggATATTGGGTGAGTGCTATTGCTGCAAGACCTTCATCAACTCATAAGGGCTATCTGTTGGGTGGCCTGGTCTGGTTTGCAGTGCCATTCTCACTGGCAACATCACTGGGTTTGGGAGCACTGGCCCTTGATCTACCAATCACAGAGAGTGAGGCAAGCCATGGACTTGTTCCTCCAGCTACTGCTATAGCTTTGATGGGGAAAGGAGGATCTGTTCTTCTTCTTACTATGCTTTTCAT GGCAGTTACATCTGCTGGTTCTTCCGAGCTAATAGCTGTATCTTCTTTATGCACATATGATATTTATCGCACTTACATAAATCCAGAAGCAGATGGGAAGAAAATACTCAAAGTGTCAAGGGGTGTTGTCCTCGCCTTTGGCTGTTTTATGGGATTGCTGGCAGTAATACTGAACAAGGCTGGAGTTTCTTTGGGTTGGATGTATCTTGCCACGGGAGTGTTGATTGGTTCAGCAGTTCTTCCAATTGCTTTTATGCTTCTGTGGAGAAAAGCAAATGCCATTGGTGCCATCCTTGGTACAGTGAGTGGTTGTGTTCTTGGAATAATCACTTGGTTGTCAGTTACAAGCATTGAGTATGGCCGGGTAAATCTTGACACAACTGGTCGAAATGCACCAATGCTTGCTGGAAACATTGTCTCTATATTAACTGGAGGAGCTGTTCACGTTGTTTGTAGCATTTTGTGGCCTCAAAACTATGACTGGGACACTACTAAGCAGATCACAGTGGTTGAAAAGGAAACGAGTGAGCTGCCAGCCGAAGAGTTCAATGAGGAAAAACTGAAGAGAGCTAAAGCATGGGTAGTGAAATGGGGAATTGGTTTTACTGTCGTGATTGTTGTATTGTGGCCCCTTCTGTCTCTTCCAATAG GAGTATTTAGTAAAGGTTACTTCACATTCTGGGCAGTGATTGCTATAGCATGGGGCACCATTGGTTCGGTGGTAATTATTGGTTTACCACTAATAGAAAGCAGGAAAACAATCCAGAGTGTCTTTATGGGCATGTTTACAAATGACAGGCTCATGGAAAAGGTTGAGGAGATGAATATCAAGTTACAAACAATCATACTGGCTATACCTGATGCAGAGAACATTTACTTGCTTGAGAAAGAGAAGGCTAAGAAAAAAGTAGCAATAGAGTAA
- the LOC126708529 gene encoding uncharacterized protein LOC126708529 — protein sequence MGFSDEDLVSTAQPHVNTLVVTVHIGGFDVHRVMVDWGSGVEIMYPNLFRGLELKEKDLESYGALLMGFDRKMVILKGKIKLPVQVDKEEVLVDFIVVDAYSPYIAILAWPWLHAFEVVSSTLHQNVKFPTEGRIEEI from the coding sequence ATGGGTTTTTCAGACGAAGACCTAGTCAGCACTGCCCAACCCCATGTTAACACTCTGGTTGTCACGGTGCATATTGGGGGCTTCGACGTGCATAGGGTAATGGTCGACTGGGGAAGTGGGGTTGAGATAATGTACCCCAATCTATTTAGAGGATTGGAGCTAAAGGAGAAAGACTTGGAGAGTTACGGAGCCCTACTTATGGGATTCGATAGGAAAATGGTTATCctaaagggaaaaatcaagCTACCGGTCCAAGTAGATAAGGAGGAGGTGTTGGTGGACTTTATTGTGGTGGACGCGTATTCACCATACATAGCCATTCTAGCTTGGCCATGGCTACACGCTTTCGAAGTTGTATCATCCACTTTGCACCAAAATGTGAAATTCCCAACTGAAGGTCGAATCGAAGAGATATGA
- the LOC126708742 gene encoding urea-proton symporter DUR3-like isoform X1 has product MSQSQCPPLGFSSKYYHVSESGSCVRQSSFFEGKPVLGQGVGYSVILGFGAFFAFFTSFLVWLEKHYVGSRHTSEWFNTAGRNIKTGLIASVIVSQWTWAATILQSSNVAWEYGVSGPFWYASGATIQVLLFGVMAIEIKRKAPHAHTVCEIVKARWGTAAHIVFLAFCFLTNIIVTAMLLLGGSAVVNALTGVNIYAASFLIPLGVIVYTLAGGLKATFLASYIHSVIVHVVLVVFVYLVYTGSGELGSPSEIYNRLVEVASKSRICEQPVSHYGQSCGPVSGNYKGSYVTMLSSGGLVFGIINILGNFGTVFVDNGYWVSAIAARPSSTHKGYLLGGLVWFAVPFSLATSLGLGALALDLPITESEASHGLVPPATAIALMGKGGSVLLLTMLFMAVTSAGSSELIAVSSLCTYDIYRTYINPEADGKKILKVSRGVVLAFGCFMGLLAVILNKAGVSLGWMYLATGVLIGSAVLPIAFMLLWRKANAIGAILGTVSGCVLGIITWLSVTSIEYGRVNLDTTGRNAPMLAGNIVSILTGGAVHVVCSILWPQNYDWDTTKQITVVEKETSELPAEEFNEEKLKRAKAWVVKWGIGFTVVIVVLWPLLSLPIGVFSKGYFTFWAVIAIAWGTIGSVVIIGLPLIESRKTIQSVFMGMFTNDRLMEKVEEMNIKLQTIILAIPDAENIYLLEKEKAKKKVAIE; this is encoded by the exons ATGTCTCAGTCACAGTGTCCACCGTTGGGATTCTCTAGCAAGTATTACCATGTCTCTGAAAGTGGCAGTTGTGTCAGACAGAGCAGTTTCTTTGAAGGGAAACCAGTGCTTGGTCAAGGTGTGGGATACTCTGTTATTCTTGGTTTTGGTGCCTTCTTCGCTTTTTTCACATCTTTCCTG GTATGGCTGGAGAAGCATTATGTTGGGTCCCGCCATACATCTGAATGGTTCAACACTGCAGGGCGAAACATTAAGACAGGACTTATTGCTAGTGTGATTGTATCTCAG TGGACATGGGCTGCTACGATCTTGCAAAGTTCTAATGTAGCTTGGGAGTATGGTGTTAGTGGGCCTTTCTGGTACGCTAGTGGGGCTACCATTCAG GTGCTCTTGTTTGGTGTAATGGCTATAGAGATCAAAAGAAAGGCTCCTCATGCTCACACTGTTTGTGAAATTGTAAAAGCTCG TTGGGGGACAGCTGCGCACATTGTCTTTCTTGCCTTCTGCTTTTTGACAAATATTATTGTAACTGCCATGTTACTCCTTGGGGGATCTGCTGTTGTAAATGCACTTACTGGAGTGAACATTTATGCTGCTAGTTTTCTGATTCCACTTGGAGTAATTGTCTACACACTAGCTGGAGGGCTAAAAGCAACTTTTTTGGCTAGCTATATACATTCTGTTATAG TACACGTTGTTTTAGTTGTCTTTGTTTACCTGGTTTACACCGGGAGTGGTGAGCTTGGTAGTCCCAGTGAAATATATAACCGTCTGGTTGAGGTAGCAAGCAAATCAAGAATATGTGAGCAGCCAGTTTCCCATTATGGGCAATCTTGTGGTCCTGTTAGTGGGAATTACAAAGGATCTTATGTGACAATGTTGAGCTCAGGCGGGCTAGTTTTTGGGATTATCAACATTCTTGGCAACTTTGGCACTGTGTTTGTTGACAAT ggATATTGGGTGAGTGCTATTGCTGCAAGACCTTCATCAACTCATAAGGGCTATCTGTTGGGTGGCCTGGTCTGGTTTGCAGTGCCATTCTCACTGGCAACATCACTGGGTTTGGGAGCACTGGCCCTTGATCTACCAATCACAGAGAGTGAGGCAAGCCATGGACTTGTTCCTCCAGCTACTGCTATAGCTTTGATGGGGAAAGGAGGATCTGTTCTTCTTCTTACTATGCTTTTCAT GGCAGTTACATCTGCTGGTTCTTCCGAGCTAATAGCTGTATCTTCTTTATGCACATATGATATTTATCGCACTTACATAAATCCAGAAGCAGATGGGAAGAAAATACTCAAAGTGTCAAGGGGTGTTGTCCTCGCCTTTGGCTGTTTTATGGGATTGCTGGCAGTAATACTGAACAAGGCTGGAGTTTCTTTGGGTTGGATGTATCTTGCCACGGGAGTGTTGATTGGTTCAGCAGTTCTTCCAATTGCTTTTATGCTTCTGTGGAGAAAAGCAAATGCCATTGGTGCCATCCTTGGTACAGTGAGTGGTTGTGTTCTTGGAATAATCACTTGGTTGTCAGTTACAAGCATTGAGTATGGCCGGGTAAATCTTGACACAACTGGTCGAAATGCACCAATGCTTGCTGGAAACATTGTCTCTATATTAACTGGAGGAGCTGTTCACGTTGTTTGTAGCATTTTGTGGCCTCAAAACTATGACTGGGACACTACTAAGCAGATCACAGTGGTTGAAAAGGAAACGAGTGAGCTGCCAGCCGAAGAGTTCAATGAGGAAAAACTGAAGAGAGCTAAAGCATGGGTAGTGAAATGGGGAATTGGTTTTACTGTCGTGATTGTTGTATTGTGGCCCCTTCTGTCTCTTCCAATAG GAGTATTTAGTAAAGGTTACTTCACATTCTGGGCAGTGATTGCTATAGCATGGGGCACCATTGGTTCGGTGGTAATTATTGGTTTACCACTAATAGAAAGCAGGAAAACAATCCAGAGTGTCTTTATGGGCATGTTTACAAATGACAGGCTCATGGAAAAGGTTGAGGAGATGAATATCAAGTTACAAACAATCATACTGGCTATACCTGATGCAGAGAACATTTACTTGCTTGAGAAAGAGAAGGCTAAGAAAAAAGTAGCAATAGAGTAA